In Triticum urartu cultivar G1812 chromosome 6, Tu2.1, whole genome shotgun sequence, the following proteins share a genomic window:
- the LOC125513666 gene encoding putative GEM-like protein 8, with protein MEGSTSQDHVIGIPVNSTAYGIEEPDFVEVEEAITPPDHGGFVSGSFQSINNNDGDSNGSTATDRDQTSQVRRKRGKIAQGIKEHVTLGPKLSETVKGKLTLGARILQAGGVEKVFRQWFSVDKNERLVRASQCYLSTTAGPIAGMLFVSTERVAFRSDRSLAVAAPDGAKLRVPYKVTIPLRKVRRAVPTENKHKPEQRYIEVVTNDGFEFWFMGFVSYHRSLQHLEQAIAQARR; from the exons ATGGAGGGGTCAACGAGTCAGGATCATGTGATTGGGATCCCGGTCAACAGCACGGCCTACGGCATAGAGGAGCCCGACTTCGTGGAGGTGGAGGAGGCCATCACCCCCCCTGATCATGGCGGATTCGTCTCCGGTTCCTTCCAATCTATCAACAACAACGATGGCGATTCCAACGGCTCCACGGCCACCGATCGCGACCAGACGAGCCAGGTCCGCAGGAAGAGGGGAAAGATCGCCCAGGGCATCAAAGAACACG TGACTCTGGGGCCAAAGCTGTCGGAGACGGTCAAGGGGAAGCTCACGCTGGGCGCCAGGATCCTGCAGGCCGGCGGCGTCGAGAAGGTGTTCCGGCAGTGGTTCTCCGTGGACAAGAACGAGCGGCTGGTGAGGGCGTCGCAGTGCTACCTGTCCACCACGGCGGGTCCCATCGCCGGGATGCTCTTCGTCTCCACGGAGCGCGTCGCCTTCCGCAGCGACCGCTCGCTGGCCGTGGCCGCCCCCGACGGCGCCAAGCTCCGCGTGCCGTACAAGGTGACGATACCGCTGCGCAAGGTGCGGCGCGCCGTGCCCACCGAGAACAAGCACAAGCCGGAGCAGCGCTACATCGAGGTGGTCACCAACGACGGCTTCGAGTTCTGGTTCATGGGCTTCGTCAGCTACCACCGGTCGCTGCAGCACCTGGAGCAGGCCATCGCGCAGGCGCGGCGATGA